In bacterium, a single genomic region encodes these proteins:
- a CDS encoding acetyl-coenzyme A synthetase: MAQAREKQVAVSEAEIAVHWKEEEYYYPSSRFIGQANATDPGIMERFSVERFPECFREYADLLSWDQYWHTTLD; the protein is encoded by the coding sequence ATGGCTCAAGCACGTGAGAAGCAAGTCGCCGTCAGTGAAGCCGAAATTGCCGTGCACTGGAAAGAGGAGGAGTACTACTATCCGTCGTCGCGGTTTATCGGGCAGGCCAACGCTACGGATCCCGGGATCATGGAGCGGTTCAGCGTCGAGCGCTTTCCCGAGTGCTTCCGGGAGTACGCCGACCTGCTCTCCTGGGATCAGTACTGGCACACCACGCTCGAT